The Vibrio aphrogenes genomic interval AATAAGTGATCTAACAGTCTGCCTGGTGTTGCGACCACAATATCGGCCCCTAACTTTAAGGCTTTGGTTTGCACGCTCATGCTTGTGCCACCATAAACCACTACAATTTTAAGCCCTTGATTATAAGATAGTAAATTATCAAAAACTTGCTGAGCTAACTCTCTGGTTGGCGTTAAGATCAACGCTTGTACTGCCGTCGCTTTTAAAGCGGTCTCTTTTAGCGCAAGGTCGTCATTGTTCATCGCTTCCGTGGTTTGCATTGCTTGTGCTTGTAAATCAACAATTTTTTGGATGATTGGCAAACCAAAGGCCGCAGTTTTTCCTGTCCCCGTCTGAGCGCTGGCTAAAACATTTTTACCTTGGATTATTTGTGGAATGGCTTGTTGCTGAATATCGGTTGGCGATTGAAAACCTAACTCGTGTAAAGTTTGACAAAGTGAGCTTGATAAACCTAACGATTGAAATGACATAAATAACCCATAGCTATAAAGAAAACCGGGCAAGTCTATCAAACTTTAATCTGGTTGATGGTAAATATTTTTGAATGCTTAAGCACTTCAGGGTACAGACGTAAAAAGACGTGGGTTAATTCATCATAATGCTCAACTAATGAATCACCACAAGTCGCTAGTGGAGCCATTCTCACACGACGTAAAGACATTCTTTCTAACGCATAAAGAATATTGTCGATGTCTTGGTAAGAAGATAGCCAACCGCCTTGCCACATGGCTTTTGTCATCGTTAAATATCGCTCAGGAACAGCGTAATCCCTCGTTTGACAGTGTTCTCGACAATATTGAATAAACTGCTCTAACGTCTTCTCATGAAAGCGCGACCAATGTACTGCCAAACAATGATCCCAAAACATATCTAACGCAATGGGAGAAAAGCGTTTTAGCGGCTGGGGGAATTTTTGTTTTTGCTCGAGCACTAAGGGATGAGTGTCGGTCAACCGATCGATATAACGATGTAGGCGGATACCATCGATGATAGGCTGTGGATATTTCCCTTCAGGATTCCCTTTGACAAAGTCCCCTAATAGATTTCCTTCTAAACTACTGTGATTATGATCAGCTATATGTAAATGTGCCAAAAAATTCATCATTTATCCTGTATCTAACCAACGTCATCCCAGCTCATCACTGAAGCTATAACAATGCAGGCTTTCTCTACTTAAGCGTTATTTTGAGACAAGTCTCTTAAATCCAACCAATGTGTAAATAAAAAGGTTACCTTTTAATGTAAACCAGTTACATTAAATCATGATTTTTGTGAGAGCGTTATAAGTTCAAATGAAATGTCATTATAGATGGGCAATAGAAGGATTGAACAATGAACAAACTCCCCCTTAAAAGCTTGCCAATAAATACGCTGAACATTTGTTGCTGTCCCGTCTGCTTGGGCGAAGAGTTCCTACTTGCAGAACAAACTAATGTCTTAATATGTATTAAATGTGGGCCCATTGACTTAAATCTAAAACACTCTCAAATGATGATAAAACGCATTTCAAAGTATTGTTTTAAACCGTCACCACTGCTTCATTAATTCTCATTAATCCTTGCTGGAAACCAACTGGGTATTTCAGCAAGGCTGCGAATTGTTGTGACTTGAGGGTGGTGAATGGTCGCGGCATGATTAGGTGAGTAATGAATTGTCGCTAGCCCAGCATTAATGCCAGCATACACGCCCACTTCAGTATCATCGACAAACAAGCATTCCTCAATTAAAAACCCCATTTGCATCACCGTATATAACAGTAAGTCAGGATCAGGCTTCCAGCTATTAATATCAAAACCACTGAAGATATTATTTTCAAATAAAGGTAATAGGCCCGTTA includes:
- a CDS encoding acyl carrier protein phosphodiesterase → MNFLAHLHIADHNHSSLEGNLLGDFVKGNPEGKYPQPIIDGIRLHRYIDRLTDTHPLVLEQKQKFPQPLKRFSPIALDMFWDHCLAVHWSRFHEKTLEQFIQYCREHCQTRDYAVPERYLTMTKAMWQGGWLSSYQDIDNILYALERMSLRRVRMAPLATCGDSLVEHYDELTHVFLRLYPEVLKHSKIFTINQIKV